One window from the genome of Leptospira levettii encodes:
- a CDS encoding ethanolamine ammonia-lyase subunit EutB — MSYQIIIGKKTYQFCDLKEVLAKASPLRSGDILSGLAAENQEERIAAQMVLADIYLSEFLNIEIIPANKDEVTRLILESHDHSAFKMISHLTVGGFRDFLLSETTDLPVLESIRMGLTPEMVAAVSKLMSNQDLILVSQKIRIITKFRNTIGLPGRLSVRLQPNHPTDDPKGIAAGILDGLLLGSGDAVIGINPATDHVPTCITLLEMLDTIIQTYSIPTQSCILTHVTTSMQVMQKGAPLDLVFQSIGGTEDLNQSFGINLSLLAEAKDMALSLKRGTIGNNVMYFETGQGSALSAGAHHGIDQQTLEVRAYAVARKFSPLLVNTVVGFIGPEYLYNGKQIIRAGLEDHFCGKLMGLPMGVDICYTNHADADQDDMDTLLTLLGVAGCNFIMGIPGADDVMLSYQSTSFHDALYLRQVLGLKPTPEFEEWLVQKGIFSNGKQFLPVENQIVSLFEKDMRLD, encoded by the coding sequence GTGAGTTATCAAATCATCATTGGAAAAAAAACATATCAGTTCTGTGACTTAAAAGAAGTTTTGGCAAAAGCATCTCCTCTTCGTTCTGGAGATATTTTAAGCGGTTTAGCAGCAGAAAACCAAGAAGAGAGAATTGCTGCACAAATGGTATTAGCTGATATTTACTTATCAGAATTTTTAAATATCGAAATAATTCCAGCAAACAAGGATGAGGTGACGAGACTCATTTTAGAATCACATGATCATTCTGCATTTAAGATGATTTCCCATTTGACGGTAGGCGGATTTCGGGATTTTTTACTATCGGAAACAACTGATTTACCTGTTTTAGAATCCATTCGAATGGGACTCACTCCCGAAATGGTTGCTGCTGTTTCAAAACTCATGTCCAATCAGGATCTAATTTTGGTTAGTCAAAAAATCAGAATTATCACAAAGTTCCGAAATACAATAGGATTACCAGGGAGGTTATCGGTTCGTTTGCAACCAAATCATCCCACCGATGACCCGAAAGGAATTGCCGCAGGTATCTTAGATGGATTGTTACTAGGTAGTGGAGATGCTGTGATTGGAATTAATCCTGCCACTGACCATGTGCCCACTTGTATCACATTATTAGAAATGTTAGATACGATCATCCAAACATATTCCATTCCAACACAATCCTGTATCCTCACTCATGTTACCACTTCCATGCAAGTGATGCAAAAAGGAGCACCACTAGACTTAGTATTCCAATCGATAGGCGGAACAGAAGATTTGAATCAGAGTTTTGGGATCAATCTGTCTCTCTTAGCAGAAGCAAAAGATATGGCATTGTCATTGAAGAGAGGAACGATAGGCAATAACGTAATGTATTTTGAAACAGGGCAAGGGAGTGCTTTGTCAGCTGGGGCACATCATGGAATCGACCAACAAACATTAGAAGTAAGAGCTTATGCGGTTGCTCGGAAATTTTCTCCCTTACTTGTGAATACTGTCGTTGGTTTTATTGGTCCTGAGTATTTATACAATGGAAAACAAATCATTCGAGCAGGATTGGAAGATCATTTTTGTGGGAAACTTATGGGGTTACCTATGGGAGTTGACATTTGTTATACGAATCATGCTGATGCAGACCAAGATGATATGGATACATTATTAACTCTGCTAGGAGTGGCAGGGTGTAATTTTATCATGGGGATACCTGGTGCTGACGATGTCATGTTATCCTACCAAAGTACTTCATTTCATGATGCATTGTATCTAAGACAAGTGTTGGGACTAAAACCGACCCCTGAATTTGAGGAATGGTTAGTTCAGAAAGGAATTTTTTCCAATGGAAAACAATTTTTACCCGTTGAGAATCAAATTGTCTCTTTGTTTGAAAAAGACATGAGGTTGGATTGA
- a CDS encoding cysteine-rich CWC family protein translates to MQENKPNKNPNQDSNQCFQESTVKHEEKICPNCLRIFECKVGSIQLCQCTKVQLTKEETEYLATQYVDCLCFQCMETLAFEYRVNQKLVRLPWKI, encoded by the coding sequence TTGCAAGAAAATAAACCAAATAAAAATCCAAACCAAGATTCAAATCAATGTTTCCAAGAGTCAACGGTCAAACATGAGGAAAAAATTTGCCCCAACTGTTTGCGAATTTTTGAATGTAAGGTTGGTTCCATTCAATTGTGCCAATGTACAAAGGTTCAATTGACAAAAGAAGAAACCGAATATTTGGCAACTCAGTATGTAGATTGTTTGTGTTTCCAGTGTATGGAGACATTGGCATTCGAATACCGAGTGAACCAGAAGTTAGTTCGATTGCCTTGGAAAATATAA
- the eutC gene encoding ethanolamine ammonia-lyase subunit EutC, protein MSNLDRWKQFTQARIGLGRFGVSISTKDMLRFRMDHAKAKDAVVQEPSWDPIFDQLKLFSKLYGIQHQFVKSQVTSKQEYLLRPDLGRRLSEESKIKLDSSEKGFDLGIVCVDGLSAKAIDENLLLFLEGFLSKIETLHLKLAPLVVAQWGRVAIGDEISEILQSKICLVIIGERPGLSSSDSLGLYLTYEPKVGKTDEARNCISNVRPLGFPLPLACDKAIYLIQESISQKRSGVLLKDQMPKPKQSIDMKEDLSKLKSFREE, encoded by the coding sequence ATGTCAAATTTAGATCGATGGAAACAATTCACACAAGCAAGGATTGGGCTCGGAAGGTTCGGTGTTTCAATTTCCACCAAAGACATGTTAAGGTTTAGAATGGACCATGCAAAGGCAAAAGATGCAGTGGTACAAGAACCATCTTGGGATCCTATTTTTGACCAGCTGAAATTATTCTCAAAGTTATATGGAATCCAACACCAGTTTGTCAAAAGCCAAGTAACTTCTAAACAAGAGTATCTATTAAGGCCTGATCTCGGCAGACGGCTTTCGGAAGAGTCGAAAATCAAATTGGATTCAAGTGAAAAAGGATTTGATTTGGGTATTGTTTGTGTGGATGGTTTGTCTGCAAAAGCAATCGATGAAAACTTACTTCTATTTTTAGAAGGATTCCTTTCAAAGATCGAAACATTGCATCTTAAACTTGCGCCTTTGGTTGTTGCACAATGGGGGAGAGTTGCGATTGGAGATGAAATTTCCGAGATTTTACAATCCAAAATTTGTTTAGTGATCATAGGAGAAAGGCCAGGGCTTAGTTCCTCTGATAGTCTTGGACTTTACCTTACCTATGAACCAAAAGTCGGAAAAACGGATGAAGCAAGGAATTGTATATCCAATGTCAGACCACTTGGATTTCCATTGCCATTAGCCTGCGATAAAGCGATTTATCTAATCCAAGAAAGTATTTCTCAAAAACGCTCTGGTGTTTTACTCAAAGACCAAATGCCAAAACCAAAACAGTCGATTGACATGAAAGAGGATCTTTCTAAACTGAAATCATTCCGGGAGGAATGA